The proteins below are encoded in one region of Alosa sapidissima isolate fAloSap1 chromosome 24, fAloSap1.pri, whole genome shotgun sequence:
- the LOC121700753 gene encoding uncharacterized protein LOC121700753: MLEWRKRARATQLNFAVSLGDRTWDRFNRKKHESELRMKISYAFVGPPQSEDGGGYTKEQEELVSELILKCETYCNEKDDVIIAFLFVCAYKDDSTQVTVPLIRVKKNDGKNPKLSYFIDHVGRVYQDWSDFLGHNIFRGWWICTPEDAEYLLSGQDVQVKFYDQTARENVLRVVDIVSQGSAIFTSASLCVGFVLSCFPPTALVGVPLMTASAVVGAPAAAYITGKSVGTLVDRGIHKMSLNPFESSEARDCWLITAASVFGLATMGAGEMFIFSAEAGELAGSGTRLFCTVLNVSSLTVHGLGVVNSIYEVAKKDKVTALDVLQVGTSIFFFTHSVVTLKTASIIIKDAQQTALVAKRNSLPTKSRDAFDDHTLLSHREMLESGKVRTMPGNKEFIRDLKKIDHLEDFFHHFQIVRGSQLGVDEELFINGKAFVQMTEQERSTLIENSNDLKNNRITEAQFNKSVASIKSKYRIHFKRKIERASQKINEALGLTGLSPFDTQRMDQVLSQSGKNYNPKCVEVAKTMANRMECGENVSEFIAATEYLIRRLAAQVSELQKQNPNPTRPPKVKAKNFYFEKVADAFLNDGQTQDNIVKEFQDLMKTCEVENEKNGKMQFKSTMATANHYDKHSDFPQIDPNNNLTPESYFAIAKEMCSGTVQNPLWVQDESSLMCMFHSQKYGAVAVRYDNLADGTSVIATLMSEDLKEIKSAPRYICRS; the protein is encoded by the coding sequence ATGTTGGAGTGGAGGAAGAGAGCAAGAGCTACGCAGCTGAACTTTGCTGTTTCTCTCGGTGACAGAACCTGGGATCGATTCAACAGGAAAAAACATGAGAGTGAGCTTAGGATGAAGATTTCTTATGCCTTCGTTGGTCCCCCTCAGAGTGAAGATGGTGGTGGCTACACCAAGGAACAGGAGGAGCTTGTTTCCGAACTCATATTGAAGTGTGAGACATATTGCAATGAGAAGGACGACGTGATCATAGCTTTCCTCTTTGTCTGTGCCTACAAAGACGACTCTACCCAAGTCACTGTTCCCCTCATCAGAGTGAAGAAGAATGATGGTAAAAATCCAAAGTTGTCCTATTTCATAGACCATGTTGGACGGGTATATCAAGACTGGAGTGACTTTCTAGGGCACAACATCTTTCGCGGATGGTGGATCTGCACCCCAGAGGATGCTGAATATCTGCTGTCAGGTCAAGATGTCCAGGTGAAGTTTTATGACCAAACGGCGCGTGAAAATGTACTCCGAGTAGTTGATATTGTGTCACAAGGCTCCGCCATCTTCACGAGCGCTTCACTCTGCGTAGGATTCGTCTTGTCATGCTTTCCTCCAACAGCTTTGGTTGGTGTACCACTCATGACGGCAAGCGCGGTAGTGGGCGCTCCGGCAGCGGCCTACATAACAGGCAAGAGTGTGGGCACACTTGTGGATAGAGGCATCCATAAAATGTCCCTTAATCCTTTCGAATCCAGTGAAGCTAGAGACTGCTGGCTAATAACTGCTGCCTCTGTGTTTGGCCTTGCCACAATGGGAGCTGGCGAGATGTTTATCTTCTCAGCAGAAGCGGGGGAATTGGCTGGAAGTGGAACCCGCCTGTTCTGTACAGTACTGAACGTCTCTTCCTTGACTGTCCACGGCCTGGGCGTCGTTAACTCCATTTACGAAGTTGCGAAAAAGGACAAAGTTACCGCTCTTGACGTGCTGCAGGTCGGCACAagtattttctttttcactcaCTCTGTTGTGACTTTAAAGACTGCCAGCATCATCATCAAAGATGCTCAACAAACAGCTCTTGTTGCAAAGAGGAATAGCCTCCCCACAAAAAGCAGAGATGCCTTTGACGACCACACGCTTCTGTCCCATAGGGAAATGCTTGAATCTGGAAAAGTCAGAACAATGCCCGGGAACAAGGAATTCATTCGTGACCTTAAAAAGATTGACCACCTGGAAGATTTTTTCCATCATTTCCAAATAGTAAGAGGCAGTCAACTCGGTGTGGACGAAGAGCTTTTCATTAATGGGAAAGCATTTGTCCAGATGACCGAGCAGGAACGATCCACTCTAATCGAAAATTCAAATGACCTGAAAAACAACAGAATCACAGAAGCGCAGTTCAACAAAAGTGTTGCCTCAATCAAAAGTAAATATAGAATACATTttaagagaaagatagaaagggCTTCACAAAAAATCAATGAAGCTTTAGGCTTAACAGGACTTTCACCATTTGATACTCAAAGGATGGATCAGGTTCTGTCACAATCAGGCAAGAATTATAATCCAAAATGTGTGGAGGTTGCCAAGACCATGGCAAATCGAATGGAATGTGGTGAAAATGTCAGTGAATTTATTGCTGCTACAGAGTACTTAATTCGTCGTCTAGCTGCCCAAGTCTCTGAACTGCAAAAGCAGAATCCAAATCCTACCAGACCACCAAAAGTGAAAGCCAAAAACTTCTACTTTGAAAAAGTCGCAGATGCATTTCTGAATGATGGACAAACACAAGACAACATTGTTAAAGAATTCCAAGATCTGATGAAGACATGTGAAgtggaaaatgaaaaaaatggaaaaatgcAATTCAAGAGTACCATGGCAACAGCTAATCACTATGACAAGCACTCTGACTTTCCACAAATTGATCCAAACAATAACCTCACACCAGAGAGCTACTTTGCTATAGCTAAGGAAATGTGTTCTGGCACTGTCCAAAATCCCTTATGGGTCCAGGATGAATCCAGTCTGATGTGTATGTTTCATAGCCAGAAGTACGGTGCTGTTGCAGTCCGATATGACAACTTGGCTGATGGCACATCAGTAATTGCCACTTTGATGTCGGAAGATTTGAAGGAGATCAAGAGTGCACCCAGATATATCTGTCGGTCCTAG